The nucleotide window ATCAAAACCATCGTGATAGGCGGACAAATATCTGCCTACAGCCAGATGACTGTGAGCGGCGAAGTATTTGAATACCTCTCCAACATCAAAGCTGACCTCTGCATCATCGGCACCAATGCCATCGATCCTGTCAACGGCCTCACCGATGCCGACTGGGAAACCATCCAGGTGAAAAAAGCCATGATCAAAGCAGCCGACAAAGTGGCCATCCTCGCCATCAGCGAAAAACTCAACACCTCCATGAAAATGAAAATCGCTGACCTGCAGGACATCCACTATCTCATCACCGAATTGCCCGCCGGCAGCGAAGCCCTGCAGGGATATAAAACCAAAGGCCTGCAGATACTGTAAAAAATATGACTACTTTTATGGGATAACATATCCCTACGTGAAATACATCAATTCTATTGAACTCCTCGGCCTTGCCTCCACCCTGTAGTACGGGCACGGTTACACGATACTTCTTTTTTTTTAAAATATAACCCCAACGTCTGTACGCAATCCTCGCGGCGGTCAGGATTTATTATGCCCCCTTACTGTTCTTCGCTAACGGTGCCGTGTATACGCAGTTACATCCATGACATTTTAATGACACACTACTCAACATAACCCTTTCTCTCAATAGTCATTTGTTATATGAATTTTTTGTTATCTTATATTGATTATCAATATATTAAAAACAAATACTGCGATCACATAACAAAACAATAATCATACTTTTATCACTATTTTTAGAAAAAATATGACAATCATAAGAATATCTGGATATTTTTTAAGAATTTAGCGCTTACCTTTAAAATTATAAAAATGAGTAAAATACCCGCTACCTTATTTGACAAAGTATGGGATTCACATGCGGTCAGGAAAATTGAAGACGGTCCTGATGTGTTGTTTATAGACCGTCACTTTATCCATGAAGTGACCAGCCCGGTAGCCTTCCTGGGATTAGAAAACAGGGGACTGCAGGTGATGTTCCCGGAAAAAACCTTTGCCACTGCGGATCACAATACACCTACCATCAATCAGCATCTTCCGGTACAGGACCCGCTGTCGGCCAACCAGCTGAAAGCCCTGGAAACCAATACCGCCAAATACGGCATCTCCCACTGGGGCCTGGGTAATCCCCGCAACGGTATCGTACACGTAGTAGGACCGGAAAACGGTATCACCCTGCCCGGTATGACCATCGTATGTGGAGACTCCCACACCTCCACCCACGGCGCCTTTGGAGCCATCGCCTTCGGCATCGGCACCTCAGAAGTGGAAATGGTCCTCTCCTCCCAGTGCATTATGCAGCAGAAACCAAAGAAAATGCGTATAACCGTTACCGGTACCACCGGCAAAGGTATTACGCCCAAAGATGTGACCCTCTACATCATCTCCCGCCTCACCGCTGCCGGCGCCACCGGCTACTTCGTGGAATATGCCGGTGAAGTGTTTGAAAAGATGAGCATGGAAGGCCGCATGACTGTTTGCAATATGAGTATCGAAATGGGCGCCCGTGGCGGTATCATCGCTCCGGATGAAACCACCTTCGCGTATATCAAAGGCCGCGAAAAAGCACCGCAGGGACAAGCCTGGGATAACGCTCTCGCCTATTGGAAAACATTAAAA belongs to Chitinophaga sp. HK235 and includes:
- the leuC gene encoding 3-isopropylmalate dehydratase large subunit, with amino-acid sequence MSKIPATLFDKVWDSHAVRKIEDGPDVLFIDRHFIHEVTSPVAFLGLENRGLQVMFPEKTFATADHNTPTINQHLPVQDPLSANQLKALETNTAKYGISHWGLGNPRNGIVHVVGPENGITLPGMTIVCGDSHTSTHGAFGAIAFGIGTSEVEMVLSSQCIMQQKPKKMRITVTGTTGKGITPKDVTLYIISRLTAAGATGYFVEYAGEVFEKMSMEGRMTVCNMSIEMGARGGIIAPDETTFAYIKGREKAPQGQAWDNALAYWKTLKTDEGSTFDMEYTFDASEIEPMITYGTNPGMGLGITQRIPTAQAAGGSEASYTKSLQYMGFSEEEPMLGKKVDYVFIGSCTNGRIEDFRAFASIVKGRRKADHVTAWIVPGSHIVEQQIKEEGILDILTAAGFQLRQPGCSACLAMNDDKVPAGKYAVSTSNRNFEGRQGPGSRTLLASPLVAAAAAVTGVVTDPRELI